A genomic window from Pagrus major chromosome 23, Pma_NU_1.0 includes:
- the crhr1 gene encoding corticotropin-releasing factor receptor 1 produces MRKSKVHYQVAVIINYLGHCISLGALLLAFTLFMRLRSIRCLRNIIHWNLISAFILRNATWFIVQLTMNPAVTESNQVWCRLVTAGYNYFHVTNFFWMFGEGCYLHTAVVLTYSTDKLRKWMFICIGWGIPFPIIVAWAFGKLYYDNEKCWFGKRAGVYTDYIYQGPMILVLLINFVFLFNIVRILMTKLRASTTSETIQYRKAVKATLVLLPLLGITYMLFFVNPGGEDKVAQIVFIYFNSILESFQGFFVSVFYCFLNSEVRSAVRKRWIRWQDRSSFRSRAVRATSLPTSPSRVSFHSIKQSSNL; encoded by the exons ATG AGGAAGAGTAAAGTCCATTATCAGGTTGCTGTCATCATCAACTACCTGGGTCACTGCATCTCTCTGGGAGCTCTGCTGCTCGCCTTCACACTCTTCATGAGACTCAG gagtATTCGCTGTCTGAGGAACATCATCCACTGGAATCTGATCTCAGCGTTCATCCTCAGGAACGCCACCTGGTTCATCGTCCAGCTGACCATGAACCCAGCTGTTACTGAGAGCAACCAG gtgtGGTGCAGGTTGGTCACAGCAGGTTATAATTATTTCCATGTGACGAACTTCTTCTGGATGTTTGGTGAAGGTTGTTATCTTCACACGGCCGTCGTCCTCACGTACTCAACCGACAAGCTCAGGAAGTGGATGTTCATCTGCATCGGCTGGG GTATTCCGTTCCCAATCATCGTGGCGTGGGCCTTTGGAAAACTTTACTACGACAACGAGAA gtgcTGGTTTGGAAAGAGAGCCGGAGTTTACACGGACTACATCTACCAAGGGCCCATGATCCTGGTCCTGCTG aTTAATTTTGTCTTCCTGTTCAACATCGTTCGGATCCTGATGACCAAGCTGAGGGCGTCAACCACCTCAGAGACCATCCAGTACAG GAAGGCGGTGAAGGCGACTCTGGTGCTACTGCCTCTGTTAGGAATCACCTACATGCTGTTCTTTGTGAATCCTGGAGGAGAAGACAAAGTTGCTCAGATTGTCTTCATCTACTTTAACTCCATTCTGGAGTCCTTTCAG ggcTTCTTCGTCTCGGTGTTCTACTGTTTCCTCAACAGTGAG gtgCGGTCGGCAGTCAGGAAGCGTTGGATTCGTTGGCAGGACCGCAGCTCGTTCCGCAGCCGGGCGGTGCGCGCCACTTCACTGCCGACGTCACCGAGCAGAGTGTCCTTCCACAGCATCAAACAGTCCTCCAACCTCTGA